One genomic segment of Amycolatopsis sp. Hca4 includes these proteins:
- a CDS encoding lipase family protein yields MTARRVLAALVALVLTAAFAPAAAATAPAPGPSDDSFYTPPSPLPAGKPGDVLRWRPSNAGPRHASVDAWQVMYLSTNALGQPDAVTGTVLVPKNADRATAPIVAFAPGTHGPAFACTPSKMIDIGAFYEQPGLDDLLDAGYAVAVPDYEGYQATPKTTYVVGRSEGPAVIDAVRAAQRLGAAGLSASAKVVFRGYSQGGGAAAWAGELQPSYAPELNLVGVAAGGVPADLVQVTLQLDGKFGFGVFAYALLGLDQAYPELQLDSFLSDNGRAKLAEMKQSACTFELLTTYANQKIADYTTGPGYIKPAWVARLNENKLGGTPPRVPVFLYHATGDQLVQFAQADSLHKAYCAAGVQETWKTYDTDHITLVYTGNADVLAFVKDRIAGKPATASC; encoded by the coding sequence CCTCCGACGACTCGTTCTACACCCCGCCGTCACCGTTGCCCGCCGGCAAGCCGGGTGACGTGCTCCGCTGGCGGCCGTCGAACGCCGGCCCGCGCCACGCCTCGGTCGACGCGTGGCAGGTGATGTACCTGTCGACGAACGCGCTCGGGCAGCCCGACGCCGTCACCGGCACGGTGCTGGTGCCGAAGAACGCCGACCGCGCGACCGCTCCGATCGTCGCGTTCGCGCCGGGCACGCACGGCCCGGCGTTCGCCTGCACCCCGTCGAAGATGATCGACATCGGCGCCTTCTACGAGCAGCCGGGGCTCGACGACCTGCTCGACGCGGGGTACGCCGTCGCCGTCCCGGACTACGAGGGCTACCAGGCCACGCCGAAGACGACGTACGTCGTGGGCCGGTCCGAGGGCCCGGCGGTGATCGACGCGGTCCGCGCGGCCCAGCGGCTCGGCGCGGCCGGGCTGTCGGCGTCGGCGAAGGTCGTCTTCCGCGGGTACTCCCAGGGGGGTGGCGCCGCGGCGTGGGCCGGCGAACTGCAGCCGTCGTACGCGCCGGAGCTGAACCTCGTCGGGGTCGCGGCCGGCGGCGTGCCCGCCGACCTGGTCCAGGTGACCCTGCAGCTCGACGGCAAGTTCGGCTTCGGCGTGTTCGCCTACGCGCTGCTCGGCCTCGACCAGGCGTACCCGGAGCTGCAGCTGGACTCGTTCCTGAGCGACAACGGCCGCGCGAAGCTCGCCGAGATGAAGCAGAGCGCGTGCACGTTCGAGCTGCTCACGACGTACGCGAACCAGAAGATCGCGGACTACACGACCGGCCCTGGCTACATCAAGCCCGCGTGGGTGGCACGGCTGAACGAGAACAAGCTCGGCGGCACCCCGCCGCGGGTGCCGGTGTTCCTCTACCACGCGACCGGCGACCAGCTGGTGCAGTTCGCGCAGGCCGACAGCCTGCACAAGGCGTACTGCGCGGCCGGGGTCCAGGAGACGTGGAAGACCTACGACACCGACCACATCACGCTGGTCTACACCGGCAACGCCGACGTCCTGGCCTTCGTGAAGGACCGGATCGCCGGGAAGCCGGCCACGGCGAGCTGCTGA